The Rhipicephalus microplus isolate Deutch F79 chromosome 4, USDA_Rmic, whole genome shotgun sequence sequence AGTGCCGTCGTGTGCTACCAAGCGGCACCTTTGGCACGTGGTCATTGTGTTCACTgtgttgcgagtgttgcttgcCGCATAGTCCGCACGTGTCGCAAGAGTTGCGAAGTGGTACCGGTACCATCGCTATGTGAAGGGAGCAGTGCCGTCGTGTGCTACCAAGCGGCACCTTTGGCACGTGGTCATTGTGTTCACTgtgttgcgagtgttgcttgcCGCATAGTCCGCACGTGTCGCAAGAGTTGCGAAGTGGTACCGGTACCATCGCTATGTGAAGGGAGCAGTGCCGTCGTGTGCTACCAAGCGGCACCTTTGGCACGTGGTCATTGTGTTCACTgtgttgcgagtgttgcttgcCGCATAGTCTACACGTGTCGCAAGAGTTACGAAGTGGTACCGGTACCATCGTTATGTGAAGGGAGCAGTGCCGTCGTGTGCTACCAAGCGGCACCTTTGGCACGTGGTCATTGTGTTCACTGTGTTGCGAGTGTAGCTTGCCGCATAGTCTACACGTGTCGCAAGAGTTGCGAAGTGGTACTGGTACCATCGCCATGTCGTGGCATCATCATCAGCTCAAGATTCGGGCAATAATTCATCACGCAGCAGAAGCGGCGACGACGTCGTGTACGCTGCGCGTATTTATTTCGACCCCATTGGCACCAGCCAGAGCGACGAAGAAAGCATCCAAGATGAGGAAATCTCAAATGCCAATGACCTCGGTGTTGTGGCAGACGTTGATGACGGCCTTCCGTAATGGTAAGTACCTTTATTTCAAGCGTTCCAGGTTGAAAAAACGAGCTTGATAATTAGGAGATGCGTAATTAGCTAGCACTCTTTGCGCAACGAGATTGGTAAAGTgtgcagatttttgtttgctaGATTATGTGCGTGCACGACCTAATAATTGGTGGTATCAATGCTGTGCGTACTGACCGTTGATTTCGCATCTTTTGGTATACGTGCGGCATGTATGTAAACATTATCTGAAGCGATCAGTATGTACTCAATGCGACGCTAGTGCGACGATAGTACTCTCCCTTCTCAGTATGCTTTGGCACCCCACAGCGCAGCATGGGCGACGCGGTGGCATTGCTTCAACCGCTGCAAGTCAATCAGTTCCTGCGCCAGGTTGCACAACGCTGAAACAACTCGAttgcaagcgcagctgaccatgaGACACGATCGCCCTCCGTATACGGCATGGTGAGCAGTATACTGCTCACTATGCAGAAGGTCGCTCGCGGAGCAAGCGGTTCGTTACGTCACGGCTAGCGAGCGCGCCAGCGTTGCCCGACCACGAAGCCACTCGCTTGTTCATAAAAATATTCGATTATAAATTACCAGCACATACGAATGGGCTGAAAATTTGCCAGCTTGTTTGTGAAAGTACAGGGACCAACCCACACAACACAGATTATGGTCGAAAAGTGCGTGTCATGGCCCATTTAAGAGACTTGGATACGCTTTCCAAGAAAGCAGGTAAAAATGTGGGCCATGTCTCGGCTCTCCTCCGAATTTTTCCGATATATAGATTGTTTATCGTTCAGTATCGATTGATCTGAAGAGCTTATTCATCTTGGATTATGATTATTCTTGCATTAGTAGGCTTATGGTAGTGCCTGCCAAGCTTGAGTCGATATCGATATATAATCAATCGTTATCACTCGACTATTGATCAGTAGTGTTCCATCATCGATTGGCAATGGTCGGAATGGATTCAGTCTCAGTAATTCGATGACAAAGCAATACTCGGCTCAATTTAACCTAATTAGCTTATTCACCAAAAACTAGCATATTTAGGCCCCATATATTATGAGTATCTCGGCTTGTATTGACTCAGTTATAAATAACTCAATTATTCCCAGTTATTTGCAGCCACAATTCACACCACTTTCACTATTTAAGCTAGATTTAATTAGGACACTACTAATTCGCGCCACCTTGGTCATGGCTGCGCTAATTTATTGGGGTCCAACATGAAATATTGGGATTAATTAGGTTACGTCCTGCTTGGCTTCAATTATACTCGGGTTATCGAGGCAATAGTATGTTATTTTCAGTTACACTAGTCTAATTCAACAGGGCTCACCTAGGCCTAACTTAGCTTAATCTGACAGTGGCAAGCTGGGGTAAGCTTAATTAGACTGTCTTGATAAACGTTAATTACTATCGTCATATTTAGACTGCATAATTTTTATCTATGCTTCAGTAGGCTAATCTAAGTTTCAACTATTTTCAACGTGGCAAATGCAAGCTAGACCGTGTTTCTGTTCACGCCACGCACCATAATGAAAAGCTTACACAGCTGTTCCTATGCTGTTACAAAGCATCTTTCGGACGGCGCAAAGTCGCCGTAGAGACCAGTTTCCTTAAGTTTCAAAGGAATTGTTTTCAAGAGCTTCGATTAGATGCGTATGCAGTTATCAACGCTCATAGACACGCGGTGGCTACGCTGTAACTTAATTGAGACTACGTTCTCGTATGCCCCATTCAGTTATACCCATGAACAACTGTAGGAGCGTACTTAGCATAGTTCACTCCCAGTGATTGCTTGCATTTCGAGCAAGAGTCTTGTTTGTGGATATCCCATCCTACAGAACGCGTGCAATAGGCACTCACAGTACGCATTCTGCAAACAATTCAGCCCTTTCGTTTTGTCCGAAAGTATTCTTTTGACTTTAAAAGCTTTCTTCCTAAAGCCTTCACAGAAATCTTTAGCAGGGTTTCCACATGGTGCTTTCAGAGAGCGCCAATAGCCAATCGTATGAGGGGCGTGCCGGCGAGACACCCTAACTTCTCGCGCCAAATTCTAAGCCCGGCACTAAAGGTGATGGTCTTCAAACAGTTTACGAGGGGCTACTGAGGGGTGGCAGTCGCTACGCCAGCTTCTGCTGCAGCTGTGCTCCGTGTTCGCGTATACGTAAGAAAAGAGCGGTCGTAGCTAATTTTTAATTGATGATTACCAAAGGTAAACGCACAACTATGCGTGTCACATGAAAAGGCAAAACATGAATTAGTTTAAAAAATGACAGAAAGAGACGACCCTTTGGTTTTGTCACTTTGTGTTCCCTGCACGTGCTTCAGTGGTTACCTTTAGAATTTCACCTAggcctcattttttcttctgtACGTTAACATGATTGCTGCTTCATTCCTCTACCTAAAAAGACTTTTCAGGTATCTATCTTCTAATTTTATGCTGCTTATCCTTCGGAGCACCATCATTTCTCAATGCCTTTTGTGTGAGTAATCAGAAGTGCATGGCGTCCCTAACTGTCTTTCATTCCGCTATGCTTAAATTATATTTCGATTTTCACTACTCAAGTTTTTCCTCATCCGAAATTTAATATAGCCCGGATTATGATAGGAAGCAAAAAtggaaagatagaaaaaaaacaatatcgtAATAGCAGACGAGAACTTACTGCCGCAGTAATTGCATAAGCTATTATGAAAGTCCTCACCGACAGATGTTACACAATCCAAGAGTGACCTAATTAGGATCTTCCCACCCCTTGGACATTAAAGCAACAGCTTCCCCAAGACGTCGGATGTCACGCCAAAAGGTGCAATGAGCAAGTCGTGGCCGCTGTTGTAGTGTGGCGCGTCAGGACTCGGGCATTGTTGCCACCGCCAGCAGCAGAACCTTTTCTCTCGTTCCCAGTAACAACGACTCGCTTGAGCAAACGTGGAACAAGCCTTTCGGAGAGAGAGGGTGCCCCGGCACCCCGACCTCCTTCCTCTCTTCGGTTATTATAGGGATCATCCCGGGTAGCGCCCGTAGCGTGTTCGTGGCAGCGGCTGTTGTCTCAGCCGAAGAATGGATGTTCAGGATGGGCCGGCGACCTTTGGCGTATCTTTTATTTCCCTCGACTAATTTAGCAAGGCGCCCGCCTCCTTCCTCGTTTGCCAGGGCGTTTGTTTGGTCCAGACCACCTCTGCACAATGGCGACCTCTAGTTATGGCCGACAAAGGAGACTTCCAGGGTTTAACCTACTGACGTCGCGTGTGTGGACTTGAAAGTACGAGATTTACCGACAATGCCTGGCTTACTTGCTTTCTATTGTTAGAGATAGTGAGTGGCCGCATTTCATGGAAGCAAGTTTCGCCTCGACCTGGAAAGTAGAGGGTACTGGAGCACATCTGTGAGCGACATCCAGCGTGCACAATTTAATGACGACTAAGTAAGAGTAGCGTGCAATAGCACGCTAGAGGCTAATCGCACCCCTTGTGAGCTTCTTTGCGAAGCAGCTGCGAAAGCTTCCGAAGTACTCGTACAACTAATATTTTAGTTTTACAAAATGTACAAAAATCAAAACAATGGTGTACAATCACTGTAAGTGGCTATGTGCATCTCTAGCTGGATTGTATAGACGTATTCAATGTTAAACTGTGTGATGCCTACTATTGCACATCCTACTTTTGGCTATAAGCGTACACGTCGCGTTCTATGCGAGAGTTGTACAAATCAATTCGAGCCTACCTGGTTTTCTTCAAGCAATAAGATCATGTTTGTTACGCTCGTACTGAAAGTAAAAAGGCACTTCGTAaattgaagcatttttcattgagTAATTAGTTCAGAATTGTGACACAAAAGCATCGTTTACTATAGCGAAAAGAAATAGAAGTTTAAAGTTTCTTCAACAAAGGTGATTCTGCGTGACCGTCTTGAAGAAGAAGGCTTCAGTAACACCCCTTTCACAAGAATTTTTCATCTCCTAGATATGTCAATTTTCCTGAAAAGTTTGCCAAATAGGTTTCTGTATACTCAGAGAGTgagaaacaaaacaagaaaataatCACTTATATGTTAACTATACTTTAATTTTTGGAGCTCACCAGGCAGCTGTGTTttccaaacccgattaatttgcgATGTATATCTCATATTTATTCACATTTCAAAAAGTACTTCcgcattcttttttttaagtgttaGTTAAAGTGGCCAATATGTTGAAATACGTTTATTGGCTTGAATGATACTACACAACGCATCAAATACATCTCTGTGACAATGTCCCAAAACGGAGGCATCGAAATTGAAACAGTTTCTGTGGTTAAACTGACACCGAGCTTCACAAACAGAATAGATAgtagtcttttcctaattactgtGTAGTTACGACATGACACAAAATAGTGTTCGAGAGTTTCAGATTCTTGTTCGGCGCGAGCACCACTTGATGGACCAATGATTCCGGTACTTCCATAGTTGGAATACTTAGCGGGGATTAGATGTAGAAAATCtgctgatttgatttgtggggtttaacgtcccaaaaccaccatatgattatgagagacggcataatggagggcttcggaagttttgaccacctgggggtaGAAAATCTGCTATTCTACAGCTAAGTTGGACTATATCCCAAAATGGACAAAATATCATCACCTCAAATTTTTCATGAAAGCCTCCGTGGAGTAGCCGAAAAGAACTTGAAGTCATTAGCTCCGGTGCCGTGTCCTCCCATTAAATTCTTATTTACACAGAGATGGTCTGACGCTATCCCCCCTTTGTtcgttctgcgaagaatcggaAGCGCcgttttgctttgctttgctttgattTCCTAGACACATGGCACGTACCCAGTTTGGGAGATcggccaagaatgcaacgtacAGACTGTTAAATTaatttaaaaccaaaaataaagaaataactgGCAATAATACGTGAAATATTCAATTTAACAacaagtaatatgcttttgagcCTGTATTCCGTACTGCCGCAATAACCTGACGGGAATAATTTTGAAAACGTAAGTTATATTTTAACGAAACGACGAAGAATTTTAAATACCAGGCTAAAATAGTACTCATTGTGTAGTTATAATGAGATTACACGCGGCACCAAATGCTTCCTTGTGGCGGTATCCCAAAcctgaggcaccgaagcttaaaaCATTTTCCTCCGGTAAGGTCACGCCTATTTTTGTAAACGCCGTAATTAGATGTCGAGTTCTGATACGAGAATATCTTGCGCTTTATTTTCGCATCATCGCCTTCATACCTTCTTCATCATCGTCCCTATTATCATCGTCAGCGTCCTCACCCAGCAGCTCCAGCCTCGTCATCGAACATCAGCACCGTTCTCCGCAGGCGAAGCGGGGGTCCCTCGGCAATGAGCTACGTTGGACTTCGCGGCGCACTGCGCTCCGCCGTCGGCCGCTCGCCATCCGTGCCCACGGACCGGACCTGGAGTCGAAGTGCGGTAAGTCCGGGGCAGCAGCTGATGTGGATGTGACCCTACTAATTTTGAGCACCCGATATTGTTCTAGTGGTTATGGGGCTCGgttgctgacccaaaggttgcggGCTCCGACTGCggtcgcggcggccgcatttcgatggataACGTAATCGTTGGGGTGAAACGTTCCAAAAGAGAATACAATTATGAAAGACACCATAGTATTAACAATTGAAGGGGTTAAATGATATAATTATATGAAACGCTGTAGTGGATACCTTCGGGAATTTTTTCtcctcctggggttctttgacgtgaatccgagcacacgggcttcGAGCATTTTCACAGCCATCTAAGATGAGCGTGCCACTGCCGGAATTCGTTCCCGCGCCCTTCGGGCCATTTCCATAGCGGGGAAATATTAGAGGCCAAGGTGCTTAAATTTAGGCGCGCTTTAGCGAACtcctggtggtcgaaatgtctcgagccctcaactacggtgtTTCTCCTTATATTAATATCATGCTTTTGCAATGTAAAACCTcacaagttattattattattattattattattattattattattattattattattattattattatttacgtgCTTATGACTCTCTCGGAAACATGTAACCGCGTTGACAGTTCACGCAGTGCAGCTGAAAATTGAAATACATGTTATGGTGTATTACGCACCAATACGATATGATTTCGAGGCAGATAGTAGAAGTTTACGGCGAGATAGTTTGGGTCGTCAAAAGGGCTAGGTTGGTTAGACTAATTAGTAGCGCTTCATACAGTTTCTTGTCGCGATGTGTTTTTACTATCCAGAATGGGACAGGTGGCACGATGACGACTGATAGCACGTATACTCGCAGTTGATTTATTCGCATATTGTGGTGTGACATATAAAGAGTGACAATCAGATATGCGGATAAAAGCTGATTGACAGAAAACTAGCAAGGGGAAAAAAGCGATCACAAACAAGGATAGCCGGTGCATTCGCGAGCCAGTTACACATAATGCAGTTCTATCGGCGTGTACCGTCTTCTAATAATTTGATTTCGTCTTGAGTTGACTGTAAGGCAGACATGCTGATACATTGGTCTGAAGCTGCTATAAATGGAAGTGCTTTTTATTTGCCCTGTCGCTTTTGTCCCCACTGCCCTCGCCCACTTTCTGCCTCACACAATTGGAGAAAACAACTTGCATGGTAAATCACACACATTTGTGCAAGCTGGGGATAAGGTAGTAGGGTATCGTATCCCAATAACTTGAAGCAGACAATGGGCAGACAGAATGATTCATCAAGGAACGTCTCCGCGAGCATCTATTTGTAAGCCAGCAATGGCAAGTCCTCTTGGTGCGAATGTTTAAAAAAGTAGTACGAATATTTAAATGGCTATAGACTCGTTCTTTTCATGGCTAAAACAGCCGCAATAGATACCGCGCAGATGATACAAACGCAGCAGGGTTGATTGAATTTGCGAGTCGGCGACTAAAGACATAGTTCCATGCATGTTATCGGCCACGTTGTCTTGCAGCAATATCACAGACCATCTGGCTTATGACGCTAGTATACAGAATGAGTGCTTGTTGGTGCAATCATCTTGCACCAGTCTTTGAGGTAGAAATGCTGCTTCCTTCTAGGACTGTACGCGACTAAGTGTCTTGCCTGCGGTGTAATTTAGTAGCCGTTCACAAACGATAATTGTTAGCTCAAGAAAAACCTGCTGGATCTGAATCAATTTACATATTTCCTATATATAGTTTCTAACACGATACATTAGTGAAGCAGGTGGACCCCTGTGGCCCTCTCACATCCAGTTTTTAACACGCAAGAATGTATACCATGATTCCGAACTCCATTGCTGCCCAACTCCTGTCCAGAAGCTTTTGGGCTTGCAACTATTCGATGGGGCAGTGTGGTATCTGTGCATGTAAATTAGTGCCGTGTAAATTGCCAACTAGTTTAGCAAGTCATCCTTGTCGAGTGTTGTCAAGTTCATCTCCTGCTTGTAAACACTACTGAATTTGCCACTATTGTCATAGCTGGACACCAGTTAATATACGTTCGGATAATGAATGTTCTAGGTTAATAAAAACATCGCCTTGTTGCTGGTGGTCTCTCTACGTCTTCAACATTTTTTAACAGCTCTGTTTGTGTGGTAAAGGAAGTACAGATAAGTTTTCCAATTGCCATATGAAAATCAAGGAATTCTTATCAGAAAATTGTATTGCTTGAACACTGACTACCACATATAATTGCAGCTGTGGATACAAGACCCCCTTATCGTAAATTATGTGCGTTTTAAATAACAGAAAGTAGTCATACAATGACACTTGCATTCTTCTATAACAGTATAGTAATAACCATAGTTGTCATGCGCTTGAAAAGGCCTTGTTGATTTGTTACTCATGACTTCGCTTCCATGGTTTCGCGGTTCGTCTCATTTCAGCCTGGTAAAGGCGTCACAAGCTGGCAGTATCAGAAGTATTGTCACTCGAAGCAATTACGTAGGAAGTTCAATGCCTAGTTTGCTTTCTAGAATCAGCAGTAGGAATCTCGCGTTTCTCTGGCGTGGTACAGGACTACCTAAACATTGTCAGTTTATTGAACTTTATATTTACTAATGCTTCAGGTGAAATGAACGGCAGTATTTTTAGCTGGAATCAATACTATCACAAAACCTTGTGCAGCGACGTCCCACAGCGAACTTCTATCTGTCGTTTCATTCTAATTTCCAGAGCTCCACCGATTCAGTTCTCTACAGCGAGAGTGAAGACGAGTCTCTCGTCCTAACCCTTCCATTCGTGAGCTGGACCTGTTGCCTCACTGTCGTGTTCGTTTCCATCATGGTCTCCATCTTCATGTTGGGCATAGCATTGACGCTAACCGCCCCTGGTACGGTTGCTCCAGTGCGCGTCCGGAGGGCTGGAACTGAAAACCTGACGTGTCCCAATAAGCGCTGCGACTGGCTGACACGCACGCTGTACGAATTTTCTCCAGACAGCGCACCATGCGACGACTTCTACCGGCACGTGTGCCGCACGCGTGACGGCCGCTGGCTCAGTCGCACTAGTCACATGGACTTCGATGTCAACAGTGCCGTCTCGCGGCTTCTCCATAAACCGCTGTCGCCAAAGATGCATGGGACGGCGGCGCAGAAGGCAGCCAGTCTCTACTCTGCGTGTACCAACTTACTGCGCCCGGACCAGTCCGAAATGAAGGACCTGCGCAAGTTCATGCACAACATGGGTTTGGATCTCTTCGCCATGGGCGACAAGTCGAAGAAAGACGCGGTCGACATCATGTGCGCTCTCTTCTTCCGATACGGCATCAACACGCTGTTGTCCTTCACGATGCACGACCTGATTACCGTCAACGGAAAGAAGCTCATTAGCGTGGGCTTCAGCCGCAACTTCGACGCCTGGATCGTGAAGCGTGAGAAGCTGATCACGGCGAGCAAAATCACTCACTTTTACGTGCACTACGTGAACGCCTACCACAACACCAGTCACAACGAAACGTGGGACGTGCTGTCGAAGGTGTCGGACGCAGACAACGTGGCCTGCTCCCTGCTGGCGTCCCATCTGCGCAAGAGGGACGCAGCTCCCGTTCGCCTGAAAGTTCGGCGCTTGTCTGGCTACACGCAGTCGATGGTGTCCAGCCAGCAGTGGGTCGACGCCTTCAGCGTGCAGAGCCATTCTGCGTACACCGCGGACGACGTCGTGTACGCGAAGCCTGCGGCGCTCAGGTTCTTCGACGCCCTGCTCTCGCGACTGGATCACGAGGGCGTCAAGTACGAAATGGCCTGGTGCCTGCTCAGGGACTATGGCTCGTACGCCGACAGACGGCTCATCGACAGCCTCGCCAGACACAACCAGACGTGCCTGGAAAGAGTAGCGGCTGTCATGGGACCCGCGTTGTACGGCACGTACATCTTCAAGCACATAAGTTCGAAGTCCATCCAAACCGCCACCGACATGGCGCTCAAGATCCGTAGGCAGGCCGAGTTGGAAATCGCGAGGGTGACGTGGCTGGACGCGAAGACGAAACACCAGGCGTTGAAGAAGATACAGAACATCACGTTTCATATAGGCTTCCATAGAGGAATGCGTGCTATGGCAGACCTCGACAGCTACTACCTGAACTACCTGTCCGCACCGAAGCATTTCCTGCTAAGCTGGCTGCGGGCATCCAGGCTTACGCGATCTAAGCGGCTTGGAGACCAGAACATGCTGCTACCGCACCGCGAATTTCCGACGGCCGCCTACACTGGACAAGATAACGCTGTGTTTATATCAGCCGACCTCCTCCGACCACCCGTGTTCCTGCACGCGGGACCGGAGTCCTTCAACTATGGCGGCCTGGGACACATCATCGCCCACGAAATTTTTCACGCTTTTCTGATCTCGACAAAAGCATTTAACAAGAATAAGACACACCACGGCGAAAGCGAACAGGGCACAATGCGGGACAAGATGCGGTGCCTGAGGAGCTCTTACGACGAGGCGCTAGAAGGCGCGTCGCTGCCATCATGCCGCCATTCGGACGCGGAGAACGTCGCCGATCTTGCCGGCGCAGCTTTGGCGTTCCGGACGTACGTCAACTTGAGCGCCCGCAACATGACGGCAGCGCAGCATAACTCGGAAGAGCAGCGCCAAATGTTCTTCGTCGGTCTATGCCTCAAACTCTGTGAGCACGAAGAAAGCGACGCCTCACTATTCGCGCCATCGCCCCTTCGGTGCGTGGTGCAACTGAAGAACATGCCCGAGTATTCGCGCGCGTTCCGTTGCCATGACGGCGACCCTATGAACGCCGCTACCAAGTGCTCTGTTATATGATTCAATATTCTATACAGATGCCATTTGCTCGCTGTTTCTTACTTCCCTTTTTTAACGTTTATTACGTGTCATTATCGTGCTTAACATTTGAGATAACGTTTAAGTTATGCCGACCAACCATACGTATATAaaagcacgttttttttcttctgtgcacTGCTTCCAGGAGCCTCTGGCACAAGACGTACAGTCATTTCCAACGCCCTAAACTGTGTTACCGGGAACTATGCTACGTCAAATTAGTCACTCTACTGATTTTCGTCAACGTTCGTTCTTAGAGGTCGAGTGCATGTTCAATCTGCAAATTCAAAAGGAACTTTTGACAGTCAGCACCTATAGCTTTCCGCGATGTTTATCGCGTAGTTTCTGAATTGTAGTTACATTAATCGATCAGCGTCGAAATGTAAACCGTAAATTAACGACTTCGCTTGTATTTACGGGAAAACAACGTATGCCTGTATATGCACGTCCTCACGAAATGTTATACTTTCACCTTGAAATAGTTGTTAACGACATAAATATTAAGGCACCGTTTTTCCAATTTTTATGGGAATTGATTATATAtgaaatttaacgtcccaaaaccaccatgtgattatgagagacgccgtagtggagggctccggaaatttcgaccaccaggggttccttaacatgcgcccaaatcggacgtttttttgtttcttgagcaGCCAATCAATATGCAGACCTCTTCGTGATGCAATCGTAATTAAATGCTGTAATAAATAAAATGGGTATAATTGAGTTGCGTAACAATCAACAGCTATTGAATACTAAAACAGCGCTTTCACCAAGTCTTACATTTCAGCATTCAAAGCCAGACTCGCAAAGGACTGCTTTTTTACTCCTTAGACAAGCATGCTACTTTCGTGTTACCGGAAGAGATTGTAGATGTGCAGTACAGGAAGATGATCGCCATGGATGCATTAGAGGGGCCAGATTGAAGTACAAACATCAGCTATAGCTTGGACTTGCTGGGGCTGGCCATTGTTAAATCGTGCTTCTCGAAAGACAAACGACGGAGAAGGGCCGCCTCGCGTGTCTCGCTTCTTGGGCGGTTCCTTATTGGCGCTTCGTCAAATAATCACGCCATCGCACTCTCGATTCGAGCTTATCTAAGGCCTGAACTGAGAAGCACCCATATTAGAACAGTGTCTCTTCCTGCTTTTCAAGCGGCGAAAACATAAAGCTTGCCATTATGCGCAATCTTAGTTTTGTTCGTCTCGCCGTGTAACGTAGTGACAGCTAAAAACGATGTCGTCGGTGACTTATAATTACAACGATGTTGGATGCGTTGCGGGTAACCCAGAAAGAGGCGCCTTCAATTGTTCAAGGCGCCGAGAAACAACCATTACGTTTACGCGGTTAAGCTCTCACAACTTTACAGCTCTAGGTGCTACCTCGCACCGTAACTTctcacaaaattaagaaaaacggTTAGCTCTTCATAGAAAGCAGAAAACTGTTTGTTCGCACTACCCACAGCTTGCTGCTGCCCACAAATACGAGGTTGGTGCGAGACTTCCTTCCATTTTTTTCAAGGGCCATCCCACCCAGTGAATATTTGAACGAGCCAACTTGTATGGAACGGAGCACAGAAGTTGCAATGAATTTCGAACCTTAGCTGATCACGCACCCTGCTACTAAATGCGAGATGGGCTGTCCGGAAAGACCCCTTTGAATTCACCTCTTTAAAGTTTTCCGACTGAgcaaaatgcagcttttttttcttttttttgccatgcACGTATACGTTATCTGGTCTGGCTCACCGCATGCGCTTGGAGTTTCGTGTTCAATCGTAATTTTTGTTTGCTTCCCTAACCCGTGTGCTGCATTCTTCATAGAGGCTCGGCCGATTTGTGAGGCATCAATGTTTCTTCCTGTGGACGACTTCTCTATTTTTAGTGGACCAGGGTGGACCGAATTTTTTTTGACACAGCGAGCGGTTGTTTGTGAAATTAGTGGGCGTTTTAAAGACCCACCCATCGCAAAGCGGTCGGCCACATTTGATCATGATCATCCCCAAAAGCGTGAACATAATGAGCAGCTGAGCAGGTTCGCGTGTTGCCCGGCGGACGCGTAGTGTTCCGTTATATGGGAGC is a genomic window containing:
- the LOC142814407 gene encoding endothelin-converting enzyme 1-like — protein: MVSIFMLGIALTLTAPGTVAPVRVRRAGTENLTCPNKRCDWLTRTLYEFSPDSAPCDDFYRHVCRTRDGRWLSRTSHMDFDVNSAVSRLLHKPLSPKMHGTAAQKAASLYSACTNLLRPDQSEMKDLRKFMHNMGLDLFAMGDKSKKDAVDIMCALFFRYGINTLLSFTMHDLITVNGKKLISVGFSRNFDAWIVKREKLITASKITHFYVHYVNAYHNTSHNETWDVLSKVSDADNVACSLLASHLRKRDAAPVRLKVRRLSGYTQSMVSSQQWVDAFSVQSHSAYTADDVVYAKPAALRFFDALLSRLDHEGVKYEMAWCLLRDYGSYADRRLIDSLARHNQTCLERVAAVMGPALYGTYIFKHISSKSIQTATDMALKIRRQAELEIARVTWLDAKTKHQALKKIQNITFHIGFHRGMRAMADLDSYYLNYLSAPKHFLLSWLRASRLTRSKRLGDQNMLLPHREFPTAAYTGQDNAVFISADLLRPPVFLHAGPESFNYGGLGHIIAHEIFHAFLISTKAFNKNKTHHGESEQGTMRDKMRCLRSSYDEALEGASLPSCRHSDAENVADLAGAALAFRTYVNLSARNMTAAQHNSEEQRQMFFVGLCLKLCEHEESDASLFAPSPLRCVVQLKNMPEYSRAFRCHDGDPMNAATKCSVI